The genomic interval CGGCGATTGCAGACGCGCCTTCGGGGTTTTTCGGATTAATCAGAATAAAACCGAGGTCGGGATGATGATATCCGACAACCAGGTCGAGAGCCTTCCATTTGGACACTTCTGCCGATAATTCTGCAGGAGATTCCGTCACGGAAGAAACATTGCTGGAAAGGACAGAATAATTCCATTTTTCCACAAGAAGCATATTTGCAACGGATTGGGCTTCTTCCGCCTCGAATTCTTTTTTTGAGATCATGGAATTGATCTCGTCAGCGATATTGCGTTTTGGTCCGCAGGCGTCCAGCAGAGTCAACGTCCTTTGAATATGCCGGACCGAAGCATTAAAGCCTTTTCGATCCGCAAGACGTGTATAAAAACCGGGTGATTCGGTCATGATGGTCCTCCTATGTAACTAGTATATTCCCTGTTTACATTATTACGAGAAAAAAAAGCCCCCAAACTCAGGAAATTCTGTGTTCGGGGGCTTAATTCTACATCAGGGTAGCCTTATCAGATCTCTTTAAGGCCTTTTTTACCGCGAGCGGCGGGCGCTTTTCCGCGGCGACCGCGTCCGGAGTCTACAACGCCGGCTTTAGCGGTTTTTTCCTTTGCCTGTCGTCCGCGGGCAGGAGCCTTAACGGGAGCAGGGGCGGAAACGGGCTCTGCGAGTGCGGGCGCGGGCTCGTCGTTCAGCATATCGAGATATGCGGAGCGGCCGACGGGTTCTCCAGCCTTGGGATCGTCCTCGTTGGAGCCGAACGTCTGAGCGATATCGGCGCGAACAGTCGAACGTCGGCGGCTGAACGATGCGAACGCAGCGTCCTGGAAGCCCTTCGATACGCCGTGGAGGAATTCGTTGAGAACGTTGGCCATTCCGTCGAGGGTGGCTTTCTTTCTCTTGATCGAAGTGATGTCCACGTCAAGAAGCAGACCGGGCTGAAGATGGAACGGATTGATCAGGTAGTCGAACTTGTTGAATTCCTTTTCGAGGAACGCAAGGCGCTCTTCCATTACGCGGCGTTCTACCGGGTACTGATAATCGTACATATTCTTCAGCTTGTCGCGCATGATGACCAGTTTCTTGCGGAGCTTGTCCTTTTCGAAAATGAAGGTTCTGTTCATTTTCTCGACTTCGGTCTCTGCGGGCTTCACGAAGGAAATTTCGTCCCATACCTTGGCGATGTCCTCGTACAGGGGATCGCCGTTCTTCTCTTTAATGTTCTTGCGGATCTTCTTCTTGTAGATCTTGGCAAGGTCGTTGAAGTCGGTTACGCGGGTAAGGAACTTTGAATCCTCGTAGCGGGTGGTCAGAACATCCCAAAGATGCTCAACCTCGGTCTCGAAGGAGCGAATCATGACTTCGTAAGCCTTGCGCTCTTCGAGCAGCTGCTGTTGATCGTAGTAGCGGAGGCGGATCTGATAGCGCTCGTCGGGAAGAAGAGCCGCATTGGTGTCGTCGTACTCGCGGAGGATGAGTTCGCGGGCGTTCTTGAGGTTTTCAATGAACTGATAACCCATCTTCGAGGTATCGAGAATCGAGGTAAGAGAGTTGATAGCGGTATTGAATCCGCGGTTGCGGATATTTTCGATATCGATGATCTTCTTGAGATTCTCGCGGATGTTCAGCTGATCGAAGGTCGCCGGATCGATTTCGGCGCGAAGGTTGTTGATGCGGTCCATCAGCTCCTTGGCGATGACGTCGTAGCGCTTGCTCTTGGGATTGTCGACGTCGTCGGAAGCATGGTCCTTAACCTTGTTCATCCGGGCGAAGATGATTTCGCCGTCAGACATTTCCTCGAGACCCTGGTCGATGCGCTCGTCCTTGATCTTCTCGATTTCCTTGTCGATCTCGTCCATGTAGTGCTTGGAAAGGAGATCCTTGATCAGGTACTCGACGGTCGCCTGATACTGGAAGATCGGGCTGATGAGTTCGGCGTCAAGGATGTTTACTGAAAGCTTTACATCGGTAACGGTCTTCGGCTTATAGATATTGTCTTTGAAAGCGCATTTGACGATT from Teretinema zuelzerae carries:
- the cfpA gene encoding cytoplasmic filament protein CfpA, which gives rise to MASIDLPRSPNVFHPEKPSAVGSRNSLAQDYRDQQKEVNQLLEEETNKVLHHMNAKLPAEVLQRLDVMGGVKEKLYNYFNQNYQNMFNRYMVTAEDEMVKKVRGFVDREEMKVLNRYTPKEIATLLDEVGGADKFNTGEIEKSMVNMYGHLQGHIQRGVNDLETLTNSLLRQKTDVGAFVRGENAYSIVKCAFKDNIYKPKTVTDVKLSVNILDAELISPIFQYQATVEYLIKDLLSKHYMDEIDKEIEKIKDERIDQGLEEMSDGEIIFARMNKVKDHASDDVDNPKSKRYDVIAKELMDRINNLRAEIDPATFDQLNIRENLKKIIDIENIRNRGFNTAINSLTSILDTSKMGYQFIENLKNARELILREYDDTNAALLPDERYQIRLRYYDQQQLLEERKAYEVMIRSFETEVEHLWDVLTTRYEDSKFLTRVTDFNDLAKIYKKKIRKNIKEKNGDPLYEDIAKVWDEISFVKPAETEVEKMNRTFIFEKDKLRKKLVIMRDKLKNMYDYQYPVERRVMEERLAFLEKEFNKFDYLINPFHLQPGLLLDVDITSIKRKKATLDGMANVLNEFLHGVSKGFQDAAFASFSRRRSTVRADIAQTFGSNEDDPKAGEPVGRSAYLDMLNDEPAPALAEPVSAPAPVKAPARGRQAKEKTAKAGVVDSGRGRRGKAPAARGKKGLKEI